A window of the Salarias fasciatus chromosome 7, fSalaFa1.1, whole genome shotgun sequence genome harbors these coding sequences:
- the LOC115391907 gene encoding synaptic vesicle glycoprotein 2B-like, with the protein MHGGETEARRPLLSRESLDPSELDSDEGEVIFERGASSTSGEAGGTPSRALTYEEALEVAGFGLFHWLLLLVCGWANASDAVEILCVSFLLPTARCDLQLSSSDMGLLTANIFLGMMVGGYLWGYLADRRGRRRILVVSLTVNGLFGGLSSVAPWFWLFLLLRFISGVGVGGSIPVIFSYFSEFMPRLRRGAMISALATFWMAGNILAAGLAWMVIPASWAHFSVFQLHFQSWRLFVLLCSVPSITSALLFRLLMPESPKFLMEVGREKEAVHVFRLMFGLNTRRKEKTFPEFSLCPASRHREDLEDTSSLSSILTKVSVPVKQMFSSSLRSRSVLLLIISYCISFGYYGLWMWFPELLKKVEVGGSPCANVSFQPSVLNQSCEPVGPAVYMEGFVIAASNLPGNVFTILVMDSTGGKTLLSCSLLVSSLSVFFIYLVQTKAQSLTLSCIFSGVSVVAWNALDVMGPELYPTKLRSSALGFFTGVGRVAAITGNMVFGRLVDTDCAVPVLLVSALLLTGGLVALLLPQTRQTELT; encoded by the exons ATGCACGGCGGGGAGACGGAGGCGAGACGGCCGCTTCTCAGCCGAGAGTCGCTGGATCCCAGCGAGCTGGACTCGGATGAAG GTGAAGTGATTTTCGAGAGGGGGGCGTCCAGCACCTCGGGGGAGGCCGGCGGGACGCCATCCCGAGCGTTAACCTATGAGGAGGCGTTAGAAGTAGcag GCTTCGGGCTGTTCCActggctcctgctgctggtctgcgGCTGGGCCAACGCCAGCGACGCCGTGGAGATCCTGTGCGTGTCCTTCCTCCTGCCGACGGCGCGCTGCGACCTGCAGCTGAGCTCCTCCGACATGGGCCTGCTGACGGCCAACATCTTCCTCG GAATGATGGTGGGGGGCTACCTGTGGGGCTACCTGGCGGACCGGAGGGGGCGCCGCAGGATCCTGGTGGTCTCGCTGACGGTCAACGGCCTGTTCGGGGGTCTGTCCAGCGTGGCGCCCTGGTTCtggctcttcctgctgctgcggTTCATCAGTGGTGTCGG GGTTGGCGGTTCGATTCCCGTTATATTCTCCTATTTCTCTGAGTTCATGCCCCGCCTGAGGAGAGGAGCCATGATCAGCGCTCTGGCCACATTCTGGATGGCAGGAAACATCCTGGCAGCAG GTCTGGCCTGGATGGTGATCCCTGCCTCCTGGGCTCACTTCTCTGTGTTCCAGCTGCACTTCCAAAGCTGGAGGCTGTTCGTGCTGCTCTGCTCCGTCCCCAGCATCACCTCGGCCCTCCTCTTCAGGCTGCTGATGCCTGAAAGCCCCAAGTTCCTCATGGAG GTGGGCCGAGAGAAGGAAGCAGTGCACGTCTTCAGGCTGATGTTTGGACTCAACacgagaaggaaagaaaagacttTCCCA GAGTTTTCCTTATGTCCAGCCTCCAGGCACAGAGAGGACCTGGAAGACACCAGCAGTCTCAGCAGCATTTTAACAAAG GTCTCAGTTCCTGTCAAACAGATGTTCAGCAGCTCTCTCAGATCCAGGAGTGTCCTCCTGCTCATCATCTCCTACTGCATTTCCTTTGG ttactACGGCCTGTGGATGTGGTTTCCTGAGCTGTTGAAGAAAGTGGAGGTTGGCGGTTCACCGTGCGCCAACGTCTCCTTCCAGCCTTCGGTCCTGAACCAGAGCTGTGAGCCGGTCGGACCAGCAG TGTACATGGAGGGCTTCGTCATCGCTGCGTCCAACCTGCCCGGAAACGTCTTCACCATCCTCGTCATGGACAGCACGGGAGGCAAGACGCTGCTCT cctgcagcctgctggtGTCCAGTCTGAGCGTCTTCTTCATCTACCTGGTTCAGACCAAAGCTCAGAGTCTGACTCTGTCCTGCATCTTCAGCGGCGTCTCCGTCGTCGCCTGGAACGCCCTGGACGTGATGGGACCCGAGCTCTACCCCACCAAGCTGCG gtcCTCGGCTCTGGGCTTCTTCACGGGCGTGGGCCGAGTGGCGGCCATCACGGGTAACATGGTGTTCGGGCGGCTGGTGGACACGGACTGTGCCGTCCCCGTGCTGCTGGTGTCGGCCCTGCTGCTCACCGGAGGACtggtggctctgctgctgcctcagaCCAGACAGACAGAGCTCACCTGA
- the LOC115391906 gene encoding sorting nexin-1-like, producing the protein MATSSERSPPPFPDSEDQDMPDPEELGGRDSDEDDGEDLFATPSDPQLTLSDTSPEPASESSDLLTTPPSDTTAELLIEPLSSPSTEVAAEPSDEFVDLTNNVDAADESADAAPAAEIPLGEPSDDFVDLLGSETEAQKEEVVVAADVTVNAVIEEAKSAVSGGEKGLDDLLEAKEMAPASIIDLGGDLLASDPPLLDISEKTADPLADLLSDAPPTADVKVSSPATIDLFEDEGSDLFSDPLKTKSAKTPQKSLFDDPDEDLFGEPLGAFSKKTAAGSTTTTTSSSISSSSVVKEASVTAPAAAAAAAVAHSGPLGDPEPADIFSEEAVTTTTTTTKTTTVTSKSNGVHSEEDSDIFAEATVELSLDSPQSERKKEPASTPAAATTTAAAAAAAAAAAAAPSAVSSASSLPKTQSAAVQELEEEEEEEEEDDKFDVFVSVKDPEKIGDGMNAYMAYKVTTQTTLPMFRNKTFTVRRRFSDFLGLYEKLSEKHGPNGFIVPPPPEKSILGMTKVKVGKEDSSSADFVERRRGALERYLQRVVSHPSLLQDPDVREFLEREELPRAVSTQALSGAGFLKMINKATDAVSKMTIKMNESDMWFEEKLQEVESADQHFRKLHALVENLVLHRKELSVNTASFAKSAAMLGSAEDNTALSRALSQLAEVEDKMEQLHQDQAANDTFNFAELIADYIRLLGAVRGSFDQRMKAWQRWQDAQAMLQKKRETEAKLLWANKPDKLQLAKEEIAEWEAKVTQYERDFDRVSATVRKEVIRFEKEKTKNFKRQIIKYLEALLQSQQQLIKYWDAFLPEAKAIA; encoded by the exons ATGGCGACCAGCTCGGAGCGCAGTCCCCCTCCGTTCCCGGACTCCGAGGACCAAGACATGCCGGACCCCGAAGAACTGGGAGGCCGAGACAGCGACGAGGACGACGGGGAGGATTTGTTCGCCACCCCG AGCGACCCGCAACTCACGCTGTCGGACACCTCGCCGGAGCCCGCCAGTGAGTCCAGCGACCTCTTAACCACGCCGCCCAGCGACACCACCGCCGAGCTGTTGATCGAGCCCCTCAGCAGCCCATCGACCGAAGTGGCCGCAGAGCCGTCGGACGAGTTCGTGGACCTGACAAACAACGTGGACGCGGCGGATGAAAGCGCCGACGCTGCACCGGCAGCAGAAATCCCTTTAGGCGAACCATCGGATGATTTTGTGGACTTACTGGGAAGTGAAACCGAGGCCCAGAAAGAGGAAGTAGTAGTGGCGGCGGATGTCACTGTAAATGCAGTCATCGAAGAAGCCAAGAGTGCAGTCTCCGGTGGCGAGAAGGGTTTGGATGACCTGCTAGAGGCAAAGGAGATGGCTCCTGCCTCCATCATCGACCTCGGCGGGGATTTGCTTGCCAGCGACCCGCCGCTGCTGGACATCAGTGAGAAAACTGCCGACCCCTTGGCTGACCTCCTCAGCGACGCTCCGCCCACTGCCGACGTCAAGGTGTCCAGCCCAGCGACGATCGACCTGTTCGAAGACGAGGGCAGCGACCTCTTCTCGGATCCCCTCAAGACCAAATCGGCCAAGACGCCGCAGAAAAGCCTCTTCGACGACCCCGACGAGGATCTGTTCGGCGAGCCGCTGGGCGCCTTTTCAAAGAAGACCGCCGCCGGttctaccaccaccaccaccagcagcagcatcagcagcagcagtgtggtgAAGGAGGCGTCCGTCACCgcgccagctgctgctgccgccgccgctgtcgcCCACTCCGGACCTCTGGGAGACCCGGAGCCCGCAGACATCTTCTCCGAGGAAGCTGTAACCACgacgaccaccaccaccaaaacaACTACCGTCACCTCTAAGAGCAACGGGGTCCACTCCGAGGAGGACTCCGATATATTTGCTG AAGCCACAGTGGAGCTTTCTCTGGACAGTCCACAGAGCGAGAGGAAGAAGGAGCCAGCGAGCACGCcggccgccgccaccaccaccgctgctgctgctgctgccgccgccgccgccgctgctgctccctcGGCTGTGTCATCAGCTTCCAGCCTGCCCAAGACTCAGTCTGCTGCCGTGCAGGAG ttggaggaagaggaggaggaggaggaggaggacgacaaGTTTGACGTCTTCGTCTCCGTTAAAGACCCGGAAAAAATCG gTGATGGTATGAATGCCTACATGGCCTACAAAGTAACCACACAG ACCACACTGCCCATGTTCCGCAACAAGACGTTCACGGTGAGGCGGCGCTTCAGCGACTTCCTCGGCCTCTACGAGAAGCTGTCGGAAAAGCACGGACCAAACGGATTCATCGTGCCTCCTCCGCCGGagaaaagcattctgg GGATGACGAAGGTGAAGGTGGGGAAGGAGGACTCGTCGTCTGCAGACTTTGTGGAGCGAAGACGAGGCGCTCTGGAGAG GTATCTGCAGAGGGTGGTGAGCCACCCGTCGCTCCTCCAGGACCCTGACGTCCGGGAGttcctggagagagaggag CTGCCCAGAGCTGTGAGCACCCAGGCCCTCAGCGGCGCCGGCTTCCTGAAAATGATCAACAAAGCCACGGACGCCGTCAGCAAGATGACCATCAAGATGAACGAGTCGGACATG TGGtttgaggagaagctgcaggaggtggAGTCTGCAGACCAGCACTTCAGGAAGCTGCACGCCCTGGTGGAAAACCTCGTCCTCCACAGAAAAG AGCTGTCAGTGAACACGGCCAGCTTCGCCAAAAGCGCGGCCATGctgggcagcgccgaggacaaCACGGCGCTGTCCCGAGCCCTGTCGCAGCTGGCCGAGGTGGAGGACAAGAtggagcagctccaccaggaccaggCGGCCAACGACACCTTCAACTTCGCCGAGCTGATCGCCGATTACATTCGCTTACTGGGAGCTGTGAGG GGCTCGTTTGACCAGCGGATGAAGGCGTGGCAGCGCTGGCAGGACGCTCAGGCCATGCtgcagaagaagagggagaCCGAGGCCAAGCTGCTGTGGGCCAACAAGCCGGACAAGCTGCAGCTGGCCAAAGAGGAGATCGCTGAG TGGGAGGCCAAAGTGACGCAGTACGAGAGAGATTTTGATCGGGTTTCAGCGACCGTGAGGAAAGAAGTGATCCGCTTCGAG aaagagaagacCAAGAATTTCAAACGGCAGATAATCAAGTACCTGGAGGCTCTGCTtcagtctcagcagcag ctcatAAAGTACTGGGATGCTTTCTTACCAGAAGCAAAAGCAATCGCCTAA